From a single Nissabacter sp. SGAir0207 genomic region:
- the nuoJ gene encoding NADH-quinone oxidoreductase subunit J, producing the protein MEFAFYIAALVAVAATIRVISHTNPVHALLYLIISLLAIAAVFFTLGAYFAGALEIIVYAGAIMVLFVFVVMMLNLGNSVQEQERNWLKPGAWIGPGLLSLVLLVVLVYAIRTINDQGIDGQVVDAKAVGISLFGPYVLAVELASMLLLAGLVVAYHVGREHKPGEVLSSDAVKRKTEEKA; encoded by the coding sequence ATGGAATTCGCCTTTTATATTGCCGCGTTGGTGGCGGTGGCCGCGACCATTCGCGTCATCTCGCACACCAATCCCGTGCATGCCCTGCTGTACCTGATTATCTCCCTGCTGGCGATTGCCGCGGTGTTCTTTACCCTTGGCGCGTACTTCGCCGGGGCGCTGGAGATCATCGTCTACGCCGGTGCCATCATGGTGCTGTTCGTCTTCGTGGTGATGATGCTCAACCTCGGCAACTCGGTGCAGGAGCAGGAGCGCAACTGGCTGAAACCCGGTGCCTGGATTGGGCCGGGCCTGCTCTCGCTGGTGCTGCTGGTGGTGCTGGTCTATGCCATCCGCACCATCAACGATCAGGGCATCGACGGCCAGGTAGTGGACGCCAAGGCAGTCGGTATCAGCCTGTTCGGCCCTTATGTACTGGCGGTGGAGCTGGCCTCAATGCTGCTGCTGGCTGGTCTGGTGGTCGCCTACCATGTGGGCCGCGAGCACAAGCCCGGCGAGGTGCTGAGCAGTGACGCGGTAAAACGTAAAACGGAGGAAAAAGCATGA
- the nuoK gene encoding NADH-quinone oxidoreductase subunit NuoK yields MIPLQHGLILAAILFVLGLTGLLIRRNLLFMLISLEVMINAAALAFVVAGSYWGQADGQVMYILAISLAAAEASIGLALLLQLYRRRHTLNIDTVSEMRG; encoded by the coding sequence ATGATCCCTCTACAACATGGCCTGATTCTGGCGGCCATCCTGTTTGTGCTGGGGCTGACGGGGTTGCTGATTCGCCGCAACCTGCTGTTCATGCTCATCAGCCTTGAGGTGATGATCAATGCAGCCGCATTGGCGTTCGTGGTGGCAGGAAGCTATTGGGGACAGGCCGACGGCCAGGTGATGTATATCCTGGCGATCAGCCTGGCGGCGGCGGAGGCCAGCATTGGCCTGGCGTTGCTGCTCCAGCTCTATCGCCGTCGTCATACCCTGAATATCGATACTGTCAGTGAGATGCGCGGATGA
- the nuoL gene encoding NADH-quinone oxidoreductase subunit L, with protein sequence MNLLYLTVLIPLIGFLLLAFSRGRWSENLSATVGVGSIGLAALVTVYVAMDFLSQRATGVQVFNQNLWNWMQVGDFNIAATLTLDGLSLTMLSVVTGVGFFIHMFASWYMRGEEGYSRFFAYTNLFIASMVVLVLADNLLLMYLGWEGVGLCSYLLIGFYYSNPENGKAAMKAFIVTRVGDVFLAFALFILYHELGTLNIREVMELAPQRLAVGDTAITWATLMLLGGAVGKSAQLPLQTWLADAMAGPTPVSALIHAATMVTAGVYLIARTHGLFLMAPEVLHLVGIIGAVTLLLAGFAALVQTDIKRVLAYSTMSQIGYMFLALGVQAWDAAIFHLMTHAFFKALLFLSSGSVILACHHEQNIFKMGGLRKTIPLVYICFLVGGAALAALPLVTAGFYSKDEILFGAYANGHINLMLAGLVGAFLTSLYTFRMIFIVFHGEAHTKAHAGKGITHHLPLIVLLVLSTFVGALITPPLAGVLPEGHASEEGKVMLEVTSGIVAIVGILLAAALYLGKRTLVNNVAKSAPGRFFSVWWFHAWGFDWLYDMVFVKPYLLVARILRSDPLNSLMNLPALLTRVGNRGLVLSENGQVRWYMASMGIGAVVVLALLLMV encoded by the coding sequence ATGAACTTACTCTACTTAACTGTTCTGATACCGCTGATCGGCTTTTTGCTGTTGGCATTCTCCCGTGGCCGCTGGTCGGAGAACCTGTCGGCCACCGTTGGCGTCGGCTCCATTGGGCTGGCGGCGCTGGTCACCGTCTACGTGGCGATGGATTTCCTCTCCCAGCGCGCCACCGGGGTGCAGGTGTTTAACCAGAACCTGTGGAACTGGATGCAGGTGGGCGACTTCAACATCGCCGCCACCCTGACGCTCGATGGCCTGTCGCTGACCATGCTGTCCGTGGTGACTGGCGTCGGCTTCTTCATCCACATGTTCGCCTCCTGGTACATGCGCGGTGAAGAGGGCTACTCCCGCTTCTTCGCCTACACCAACCTGTTTATCGCCAGCATGGTGGTACTGGTGCTGGCAGACAACCTGCTGCTGATGTACCTCGGTTGGGAAGGGGTGGGGCTGTGCTCCTATCTGCTGATTGGGTTCTACTACTCCAATCCAGAGAATGGCAAGGCAGCGATGAAGGCGTTTATCGTGACCCGCGTGGGTGACGTGTTCCTGGCCTTTGCGCTGTTTATCCTCTACCACGAGCTGGGCACGCTGAACATCCGTGAGGTGATGGAGCTGGCACCGCAGCGTCTGGCGGTCGGCGACACGGCGATCACCTGGGCGACCCTGATGCTGCTGGGCGGCGCGGTTGGTAAATCGGCACAGCTGCCGCTGCAAACCTGGTTGGCGGACGCGATGGCTGGCCCGACGCCGGTCTCTGCGCTGATCCACGCCGCGACCATGGTGACCGCGGGCGTCTACCTGATCGCCCGTACCCACGGCCTGTTCTTGATGGCACCGGAGGTGCTGCATCTGGTGGGCATCATCGGCGCAGTGACCCTGCTGCTGGCCGGTTTTGCCGCGCTGGTGCAGACCGACATCAAACGCGTGCTGGCCTACTCCACCATGAGCCAGATTGGCTACATGTTCCTGGCGCTGGGCGTTCAGGCGTGGGATGCGGCTATCTTCCACCTGATGACCCACGCCTTCTTCAAGGCGTTGCTGTTCCTCTCCTCCGGTTCGGTGATCCTGGCCTGCCACCACGAGCAGAACATCTTCAAGATGGGCGGATTGCGCAAAACCATTCCGCTGGTCTACATCTGCTTCCTGGTGGGTGGCGCGGCGCTGGCGGCCCTGCCTCTGGTGACTGCGGGCTTCTACAGTAAGGATGAGATCCTGTTCGGCGCCTACGCCAACGGCCATATCAACCTGATGCTGGCCGGGCTGGTAGGGGCATTCCTGACCTCCCTCTACACCTTCCGCATGATCTTCATCGTGTTCCACGGTGAGGCGCACACCAAGGCACATGCGGGCAAGGGCATTACCCATCACCTGCCGCTGATTGTGCTGCTGGTGCTCTCTACCTTCGTCGGCGCGCTGATTACGCCGCCGCTGGCGGGCGTACTGCCAGAGGGCCACGCCAGCGAAGAGGGCAAGGTGATGCTGGAAGTGACCTCCGGGATCGTGGCGATCGTGGGCATCCTGCTGGCTGCCGCGCTCTACCTTGGCAAACGCACGCTGGTCAACAACGTGGCGAAAAGCGCGCCGGGCCGCTTCTTCTCGGTCTGGTGGTTCCATGCCTGGGGCTTTGACTGGCTCTATGACATGGTCTTCGTTAAGCCTTACCTGCTGGTGGCGCGCATCCTGCGTAGCGATCCGCTGAACTCGCTGATGAACCTGCCGGCCCTGCTGACACGCGTCGGCAACCGTGGGTTGGTGCTGAGTGAGAACGGCCAGGTGCGCTGGTACATGGCCTCAATGGGCATCGGGGCAGTGGTCGTACTGGCGCTGTTGTTGATGGTTTAA
- the nuoM gene encoding NADH-quinone oxidoreductase subunit M, whose product MLLPWLILIPFIGGLLCWQCERFGSKVPRWIALITMGLTLALSLQLWLQGGYSLTVPQGIPQWQTEFSLAWIPRFGIDFHLALDGLSLLMVVLTGLLGVLAVLCSWREIERYQGFFHLNLLFILGGVIGVFLAIDMFLFFFFWEMMLVPMYFLIALWGHKASDGKTRITAATKFFIYTQASGLVMLIAILGLVFVHYDATGVWTFNYEDLLNTPMSRNVEYLLMLGFFIAFAVKMPVVPLHGWLPDAHSQAPTAGSVDLAGILLKTAAYGLLRFSLPLFPHASAEFAPIAMWLGVIGIFYGAWMAFAQTDIKRLIAYTSVSHMGFVLIAIYTGSQLAYQGAVIQMIAHGLSAAGLFIICGQLYERLHTRDMRQMGGLWGRIKFIPALSMFFAVATLGMPGTGNFVGEFMILFGSFSVVPVITVISTFGLVFASVYSLIMLQRAYFGAPKSDQPLPGMSLRELFIILLLVVLLVLLGIYPQPILDTSHAAMSNVQHWFGSVIPSISTTRP is encoded by the coding sequence ATGCTACTACCTTGGCTAATTCTTATCCCCTTTATCGGCGGTCTGCTGTGTTGGCAGTGCGAGCGTTTCGGCAGCAAAGTACCGCGCTGGATCGCCTTGATCACCATGGGGCTGACGCTGGCGCTGTCGCTGCAACTCTGGTTGCAGGGGGGCTACTCATTAACCGTGCCGCAGGGCATCCCGCAATGGCAGACTGAGTTCAGCCTGGCGTGGATCCCGCGCTTTGGCATCGATTTCCACCTGGCGCTGGATGGTTTGTCACTGCTAATGGTGGTGCTGACCGGCCTGCTGGGCGTGCTGGCGGTACTCTGCTCCTGGCGTGAGATTGAGCGCTATCAGGGCTTCTTCCACCTGAACCTGCTGTTTATCCTTGGCGGCGTGATTGGCGTGTTCCTGGCCATCGACATGTTCCTGTTCTTCTTCTTCTGGGAAATGATGTTGGTGCCGATGTACTTCTTGATCGCGCTGTGGGGCCACAAGGCCTCCGACGGCAAGACACGCATCACCGCCGCGACCAAGTTCTTCATCTATACCCAGGCCAGCGGTCTGGTGATGCTGATCGCCATCCTTGGGCTGGTGTTTGTCCACTACGACGCGACCGGTGTCTGGACCTTCAACTATGAAGATCTGCTGAACACGCCGATGTCACGTAACGTGGAGTACCTGCTGATGCTGGGCTTCTTCATCGCCTTCGCGGTGAAAATGCCGGTGGTGCCGCTGCATGGCTGGCTGCCGGATGCCCATAGTCAGGCACCGACCGCCGGTTCCGTGGATCTGGCGGGCATCTTGCTGAAGACCGCGGCCTACGGCCTGCTGCGCTTTAGCCTGCCGCTGTTCCCGCACGCTTCGGCAGAATTTGCCCCGATCGCCATGTGGCTGGGCGTGATTGGCATCTTCTACGGTGCGTGGATGGCCTTCGCCCAGACCGACATCAAACGCCTGATTGCCTACACCAGCGTCTCGCACATGGGCTTCGTGCTGATCGCCATCTACACCGGCAGCCAGCTCGCCTATCAGGGCGCGGTGATCCAGATGATCGCCCACGGCCTCTCCGCCGCTGGCCTGTTCATCATCTGCGGCCAGCTCTATGAGCGCCTGCACACCCGCGACATGCGCCAGATGGGCGGCCTGTGGGGACGCATCAAGTTCATCCCGGCGCTGTCGATGTTCTTCGCGGTGGCAACGTTGGGGATGCCGGGCACCGGTAACTTTGTCGGCGAATTTATGATTCTGTTCGGCAGCTTCAGTGTGGTACCGGTGATCACCGTGATCTCCACCTTTGGTCTGGTGTTCGCCTCGGTCTACTCGTTGATTATGTTGCAGCGCGCCTACTTCGGTGCGCCGAAATCCGATCAGCCACTGCCAGGGATGTCGCTGCGTGAGCTGTTCATCATTCTGCTACTGGTGGTGTTGCTGGTGCTGCTGGGGATCTACCCGCAGCCGATTCTGGACACCTCCCATGCGGCGATGAGCAACGTGCAGCACTGGTTCGGGTCTGTGATTCCATCCATTTCAACAACAAGGCCGTAA
- the nuoN gene encoding NADH-quinone oxidoreductase subunit NuoN — protein MTFTPQHLIALLPLLIVGLTVVVVMLCIAWRRDHFFNATLSVIGLNLALLSLYLVWQNGIYDVTPLLRVDGFSMFYSGLVLLASLATCTFAYPWLAGYPDNKEEFYLLVLIAAMGGLLLAMANHLAALFLGIELVSLPLFGLIGYAYRQKRSLEASIKYMLLSAAASSFLLFGMALLYANSGELSFAGLGKNLSDSMLQQPLLLAGLGMMIVGLGFKLSLVPFQLWTPDVYQGAPAPVSTFLATASKIGIFAVVMRMFLYAPVTDSEAVRTVLAIIAVCSILFGNIMAVSQSNIKRLLGYSSIAHLGYLLVALIAVQTHQLSMETVGVYLAGYLFSSLGAFGVVSLMSSPYTGPDAESLFSYRGLFWHKPILSAVMTVMMLSLAGIPMTLGFIGKFFVIAMGVSAHLWWLTGAVVVGSAIGLYYYLRVTVSLYLNAPAELQRDTPTNWAFTAGGVVVLISAILVLLLGIFPQPLITLVQAAQPIL, from the coding sequence ATGACATTTACTCCTCAACACCTGATCGCACTATTGCCACTATTGATCGTCGGATTGACGGTGGTGGTTGTGATGCTGTGCATTGCGTGGCGACGCGACCACTTTTTCAACGCGACCCTGTCGGTCATCGGCCTGAACCTGGCGCTGCTGTCACTCTATCTGGTGTGGCAGAACGGGATCTATGACGTCACGCCGCTGCTGCGGGTGGATGGCTTCTCGATGTTCTACAGCGGGCTGGTGCTGCTGGCCAGCCTGGCGACCTGTACCTTTGCCTACCCCTGGCTGGCGGGTTACCCCGACAACAAGGAGGAGTTCTACCTGCTGGTGCTGATCGCGGCGATGGGTGGCCTGCTGCTGGCGATGGCTAACCATCTGGCGGCGCTGTTCCTTGGGATTGAACTGGTCTCGCTGCCGCTGTTTGGTTTGATTGGCTACGCCTACCGCCAGAAGCGTTCGCTGGAGGCCAGTATCAAGTACATGCTGCTCTCCGCTGCCGCCTCGTCGTTTCTGTTGTTTGGTATGGCGCTGCTCTACGCCAACTCCGGCGAGCTTTCCTTCGCCGGTCTGGGCAAAAACCTCAGCGACAGTATGCTGCAACAGCCGCTGCTGCTGGCCGGTTTGGGCATGATGATTGTGGGCCTCGGCTTCAAGCTGTCACTGGTGCCGTTCCAACTCTGGACGCCAGACGTCTATCAGGGCGCGCCGGCCCCGGTTTCGACCTTCCTGGCAACCGCCAGCAAGATCGGCATCTTCGCGGTGGTGATGCGCATGTTCCTCTATGCGCCGGTCACCGACAGCGAGGCGGTGCGCACCGTGCTCGCCATCATTGCCGTCTGTTCGATCCTGTTCGGTAACATCATGGCGGTGAGCCAGAGCAACATCAAACGCCTGCTGGGCTACTCCTCCATCGCCCACCTCGGCTATCTGCTGGTGGCGCTGATTGCGGTGCAGACCCATCAGCTGTCGATGGAGACGGTGGGCGTCTACCTGGCGGGCTACCTGTTCAGCAGCCTGGGTGCGTTTGGCGTGGTCAGCCTGATGTCCAGCCCCTACACCGGGCCGGATGCGGAGTCACTGTTCTCCTACCGTGGCCTGTTCTGGCACAAGCCGATTCTGTCGGCGGTGATGACCGTGATGATGCTCTCGCTGGCGGGTATCCCGATGACGCTGGGCTTTATCGGCAAATTCTTCGTGATTGCGATGGGTGTCAGCGCCCACCTGTGGTGGCTGACCGGTGCAGTGGTGGTGGGCAGTGCGATTGGCCTCTACTACTATCTGCGCGTGACCGTCAGTCTCTACCTGAATGCGCCAGCCGAACTGCAACGCGACACCCCTACCAACTGGGCCTTCACTGCCGGTGGCGTCGTGGTGCTGATCTCCGCCATTCTGGTGCTGCTGCTGGGTATCTTCCCGCAACCGCTGATTACGCTGGTACAGGCCGCGCAACCTATCCTGTAA
- a CDS encoding ShlB/FhaC/HecB family hemolysin secretion/activation protein produces the protein MPRKCLLFILTTVLFLFNFSPLWAAEALPHAASGRQQLIHQQQQQQAREAALAQPAPDVRTPVAQAATGRGFPQETPCFHFNSVYLENLASMPVWLPLDRVAQQGVGPCLGSEGISQLMARIQNKIIEHGYITSRVLAPAQDLTGGKLTLVIVPGKINKIIINNSADAYIQPYTLLPSREGALLDLRDIEQGLENMQRLPTVQADIQIAPGSEPGSSDLRVAWAQSRHWRLGLSLDDAGSESTGRYQGGLTLYLDNPLSLSDMFYLSLGQDVTPGNALGSDNHTLHYSVPLGYWSLGITGSRNGYYQTVAGAGDDYQYRGDSDNLSFSLSRVLHRNANQKTSVSYDVLLRRSRNFIDDTEVEVQRRATTAWKLGLQHRHTLGTSTLDAAVSLQQGTRWFGAQPAPEEMFDEGDALARIVQISASWEMPFTLFGQSFRYTPSYFRQISHTLLTPQDQIALGGRWSVRGFDGELSLSADRGWYWRNDLAWRTPLPMQELYFGVDYGEVGGDSANWLVGKHLAGGVIGLRGSLWQVGYDLFAGVPLSKSAGFRTDPATFGFNLNWNY, from the coding sequence ATGCCAAGGAAATGTCTCTTATTTATTTTAACTACCGTTCTATTTTTATTTAACTTTTCACCCCTGTGGGCGGCGGAGGCGTTGCCTCATGCCGCCTCTGGGCGACAGCAGCTTATCCACCAGCAACAGCAGCAACAGGCCCGCGAGGCCGCGCTGGCGCAACCCGCACCAGACGTGCGCACACCCGTGGCCCAAGCCGCCACCGGCCGCGGCTTCCCGCAGGAGACGCCCTGTTTCCACTTTAACAGCGTCTACCTTGAAAACCTGGCGTCAATGCCGGTCTGGCTCCCGCTGGACAGGGTGGCGCAACAGGGCGTTGGCCCCTGTCTGGGCAGTGAGGGAATATCCCAACTGATGGCGCGCATTCAAAATAAAATCATTGAGCACGGTTATATTACTAGCCGGGTATTGGCACCGGCGCAGGATTTAACCGGCGGCAAGCTGACGCTGGTTATTGTGCCGGGGAAAATCAATAAAATAATAATAAATAATTCAGCCGATGCATATATTCAGCCCTATACCCTGTTGCCGTCGCGCGAAGGGGCGCTGCTGGATCTACGGGATATTGAGCAGGGGCTGGAGAATATGCAGCGCCTGCCTACCGTGCAGGCGGATATCCAGATTGCCCCCGGCAGTGAGCCGGGCAGCAGCGACCTACGGGTGGCGTGGGCGCAATCCCGCCATTGGCGGCTGGGCCTGTCACTGGACGATGCCGGCAGTGAAAGCACTGGCCGCTATCAGGGCGGCCTGACGCTCTATCTGGATAACCCGCTCTCCCTGAGTGATATGTTCTACCTCTCCTTGGGGCAGGATGTGACGCCGGGCAACGCCCTTGGCAGCGACAACCACACGCTGCACTACTCGGTGCCGCTGGGCTACTGGTCGCTCGGCATCACTGGCAGCCGCAACGGCTACTACCAGACAGTGGCGGGCGCGGGTGACGACTACCAGTACCGGGGTGACAGCGATAACCTCAGTTTCTCTCTTAGCCGCGTGCTGCACCGCAATGCCAACCAGAAAACCAGCGTCAGCTATGACGTGCTGTTGCGGCGGTCACGCAACTTCATTGATGACACCGAAGTGGAGGTGCAGCGCCGCGCCACCACCGCCTGGAAGCTGGGGCTGCAACACCGCCACACCCTCGGCACCTCCACGCTGGATGCCGCCGTCTCCCTGCAACAGGGCACCCGCTGGTTTGGCGCACAGCCCGCCCCGGAGGAGATGTTTGACGAGGGCGACGCGCTGGCGCGGATCGTCCAGATCTCTGCCTCTTGGGAGATGCCGTTCACGCTGTTCGGCCAGTCATTCCGCTACACGCCCAGCTACTTCCGCCAAATCAGCCACACGCTGCTGACGCCACAGGATCAGATTGCCCTCGGCGGGCGCTGGAGCGTGCGCGGCTTCGATGGCGAGTTGAGCCTCTCCGCCGATCGCGGATGGTACTGGCGCAATGACCTTGCCTGGCGCACGCCGTTGCCCATGCAGGAGCTTTACTTTGGCGTCGATTACGGCGAAGTGGGGGGCGACAGCGCCAACTGGCTGGTGGGCAAACACCTGGCGGGCGGCGTCATTGGGCTGCGCGGCAGCCTGTGGCAGGTCGGCTATGACCTGTTCGCTGGCGTCCCGCTCTCCAAATCGGCGGGTTTCCGCACCGACCCCGCCACCTTCGGCTTCAACCTCAACTGGAACTACTGA